One Helianthus annuus cultivar XRQ/B chromosome 12, HanXRQr2.0-SUNRISE, whole genome shotgun sequence genomic region harbors:
- the LOC110894357 gene encoding cell division topological specificity factor homolog, chloroplastic, with protein sequence MAISGDFRVSAALGPSPSNPLRINSPPKVDSISFINGGSCVTESMPKWPSSIAHVQSTRCQAKRPLGLINDYEISTNSVNQDAESFLLNAINLNFFERLSLAWKIIFPSPSMIKNSNASVAKQRLKMILFSDRCAVSEDAKQKIVSNIVNSLSDFVVIESQDKVQLSVSTDPALGTIYSVTVPVRRVKTEYQEADGDEGTIMDFEYKDDGVTSGSVDVKFEFYVPGE encoded by the exons ATGGCGATTTCTGGTGATTTTAGGGTTTCTGCTGCTTTAGGTCCTTCTCCTTCTAATCCTCTTCGCATCAATTCACCACCCAAG GTGGATTCTATTAGTTTCATAAATGGCGGATCGTGTGTTACCGAAAGCATGCCTAAATGGCCATCTTCAATAGCCCATGTGCAGAGCACACGGTGCCAAGCTAAACGACCTTTGGGGCTCATTAACGACTATGAAATCTCAACAAACTCCGTTAACCAAGATGCAGAAAGCTTTTTATTGAATGCCATAAACTTAAATTTCTTCGAGCGTTTGAGTTTAGCATGGAAAATAATATTCCCATCTCCATCAATGATCAAGAACTCAAATGCAAGCGTCGCTAAACAACGGTTGAAAATGATTCTTTTTTCTGACCGGTGTGCAGTCAGTGAAGACGCGAAGCAAAAGATAGTCAGCAACATAGTCAACTCCCTTTCGGATTTTGTGGTGATTGAATCTCAAGATAAAGTGCAGCTCAGCGTGTCGACAGACCCTGCGCTCGGGACAATTTACTCGGTTACCGTGCCTGTGAGACGAGTGAAAACAGAGTATCAAGAAGCAGACGGGGATGAGGGAACGATAATGGATTTTGAATATAAGGACGATGGGGTGACTTCTGGTTCGGTGGATGTGAAGTTTGAATTTTATGTTCCAGGTGAATGA